One Fontisphaera persica DNA window includes the following coding sequences:
- a CDS encoding penicillin-binding protein activator LpoB, producing the protein MKMNFWKHWLCLGVLAAVAGGCTSAGVKNPSGTGVTVLRPDEAGFVAGTGIESQDLVAVTDKIARNILNVPEIKNAQTPPYIVLDPVINETRFTINKDIFLTRIQTELISKAGGKVRFLARERLAALEREREMKRSGQVTSTSDPNVQEFKGADYFLTGKLQSLTTRTSRGTSDYILYTFELINARTSEIVFKDSMEVKKQGQEDAAYR; encoded by the coding sequence ATGAAAATGAATTTTTGGAAACATTGGCTGTGCCTGGGCGTGTTGGCCGCCGTGGCTGGCGGTTGCACCTCGGCTGGCGTGAAAAATCCCTCGGGCACCGGCGTCACCGTCCTGCGCCCGGATGAAGCCGGGTTTGTGGCCGGCACCGGTATCGAGTCGCAAGACTTGGTGGCGGTAACCGATAAGATTGCCCGCAACATCCTTAATGTGCCGGAAATCAAAAACGCCCAGACCCCGCCCTACATCGTGCTGGACCCGGTCATCAACGAAACCCGGTTCACCATCAACAAAGACATCTTCCTGACCCGCATCCAGACCGAGCTCATCAGCAAGGCCGGCGGCAAGGTCCGCTTCCTCGCCCGCGAGCGGCTGGCGGCGCTGGAGCGCGAGCGCGAGATGAAACGCAGCGGGCAGGTCACCTCCACCTCCGACCCCAACGTGCAGGAATTCAAAGGCGCGGATTACTTCCTCACGGGCAAGCTCCAGAGCCTGACCACCCGCACCTCGCGCGGCACCAGTGATTACATCCTCTACACCTTTGAACTGATTAACGCCCGCACCTCCGAAATTGTGTTCAAAGATTCCATGGAGGTGAAAAAGCAGGGACAGGAAGACGCCGCCTACCGCTAA